A stretch of Mucilaginibacter terrae DNA encodes these proteins:
- a CDS encoding gamma-glutamyltransferase, translating to MISLIQSNYRGFGSGMVPDGLGFMLQDRGQMYTLEEGQNNTYAPHKRPFHTIIPAFVTKDGKPWMSFGVMGGSFQPLGHTEILMNMIDYGMNAQEAGDAPRIDHQGSSEPTGEKRDGVGMVYLESGYSFETIRGLMSLGHKVGFQIPGSYGGYQAIRFDAREKVYHGASESRKDGQAAGW from the coding sequence ATGATATCGCTCATACAAAGCAATTACCGGGGCTTTGGCTCAGGCATGGTGCCCGATGGTTTGGGTTTTATGCTGCAAGACCGCGGCCAAATGTACACTCTTGAAGAAGGGCAAAACAATACCTATGCGCCGCATAAACGCCCGTTCCATACCATTATACCGGCTTTTGTAACCAAGGATGGTAAACCCTGGATGAGCTTTGGCGTAATGGGCGGCAGCTTTCAGCCCCTCGGCCATACCGAAATACTGATGAACATGATAGACTATGGCATGAACGCCCAGGAAGCCGGAGACGCCCCCCGCATCGATCATCAAGGCTCATCAGAACCCACCGGCGAAAAACGCGACGGCGTAGGCATGGTGTACCTCGAATCAGGCTACTCATTCGAAACCATACGCGGCCTCATGAGCTTGGGGCATAAGGTAGGTTTTCAAATACCCGGCAGTTATGGCGGTTACCAGGCCATCCGGTTTGATGCGCGTGAAAAAGTATATCATGGTGCAAGTGAAAGCCGCAAGGATGGGCAGGCTGCTGGGTGGTAG